The proteins below come from a single Mesobacillus jeotgali genomic window:
- the metK gene encoding methionine adenosyltransferase, giving the protein MSNKRRLFTSESVTEGHPDKICDQISDAILDAILAKDANARVAAETSVTTGLVLVAGEITTSTYVDIPKIVRETVKEIGYTRAKYGFDSETCAVLTSIDEQSADIAMGVDQALEAREGQMSDEEIEAIGAGDQGLMFGFACNETKELMPLPISLAHKISRRLTEVRKEEILPYLRPDGKTQVTVEYDENDKPVRIDTIVISTQHHPEVSLEQIQRNLKEHVIKPVVPAELIDENTKYFINPTGRFVIGGPQGDAGLTGRKIIVDTYGGYARHGGGAFSGKDPTKVDRSAAYAARYVAKNIVAAGLAEKVEVQLAYAIGVARPVSISVDTFGTGKVSEDVLIDVVESNFDLRPAGIINMLDLRKPIYKQTAAYGHFGRSDVDLPWERTDKAEALRTQALGK; this is encoded by the coding sequence ATGTCAAACAAACGCCGTTTGTTCACTTCTGAATCAGTAACAGAAGGCCATCCGGATAAAATCTGCGACCAGATTTCTGACGCGATTTTGGATGCGATCCTTGCAAAAGATGCTAATGCACGTGTTGCTGCTGAAACATCAGTTACGACAGGCCTTGTACTAGTTGCAGGCGAAATCACTACATCTACATACGTAGATATTCCGAAAATTGTTCGTGAAACAGTCAAGGAAATTGGCTACACTCGCGCGAAGTATGGTTTTGACTCTGAAACTTGCGCAGTTTTGACTTCAATCGACGAGCAGTCTGCAGACATCGCGATGGGTGTTGACCAGGCACTTGAAGCACGTGAAGGACAAATGTCTGATGAAGAAATCGAAGCAATCGGTGCAGGAGACCAGGGCTTAATGTTTGGTTTTGCCTGCAACGAAACGAAAGAGCTTATGCCTCTGCCGATTTCATTGGCTCACAAGATTTCCCGCCGCCTGACTGAAGTTCGCAAGGAAGAGATCCTTCCATACCTTCGTCCGGACGGAAAAACTCAGGTGACAGTTGAATACGATGAGAACGACAAGCCAGTCCGCATCGATACTATCGTTATCTCAACTCAGCACCATCCAGAAGTTTCGCTTGAGCAAATCCAGCGCAACCTAAAAGAACATGTCATCAAGCCTGTTGTACCAGCAGAATTGATCGACGAAAATACAAAATACTTCATTAACCCAACTGGACGTTTCGTAATCGGCGGACCACAGGGTGATGCAGGTCTTACTGGCCGCAAGATCATCGTTGATACTTACGGCGGATACGCTCGCCATGGCGGAGGTGCATTCTCTGGTAAGGATCCTACTAAAGTTGACCGTTCAGCTGCATATGCTGCCCGTTACGTTGCGAAGAACATCGTAGCTGCCGGCCTAGCTGAAAAAGTTGAAGTTCAGCTTGCATACGCAATCGGTGTTGCTCGTCCGGTATCGATTTCAGTTGATACTTTCGGAACAGGCAAAGTCAGCGAAGATGTTTTGATCGACGTTGTAGAAAGCAACTTCGACCTTCGTCCTGCCGGAATCATCAATATGCTTGACCTGCGCAAGCCAATCTACAAGCAGACAGCTGCTTATGGACACTTTGGCCGTTCTGACGTTGACCTTCCATGGGAACGTACAGACAAGGCTGAGGCACTTCGCACTCAAGCACTAGGAAAATAA
- the pckA gene encoding phosphoenolpyruvate carboxykinase (ATP): MNVVGISNELSALLKGSNVQVQLSVPQLVEKVLNRNEGLLTSTGAVRATTGKYTGRSPKDKFIVEEESVKDKIDWGSVNQPISEESFTKLYNKVLNFLKEKEEVFVFKGFAGADKKYRLPIQVINEYAWHNLFAHQLFIRPTEEELVDHESEFTVISAPTFKADPEVDGTNSETFIIVSFEQRVVLIGGTEYAGEMKKSIFSVMNYLLPENGILSMHCSANVGREGDVALFFGLSGTGKTTLSADNNRRLIGDDEHGWSANGVFNIEGGCYAKCINLSKEKEPQIYDAIRFGSVLENVVIDDETRIADYDDGSLTENTRAAYPIQAIDNIVDPSIAGHPNAIVFLTADAFGVLPPIAKLTKEQAMYHFLSGYTSKLAGTERGITSPQATFSTCFGSPFLPLAATRYAEMLGEKIDEHNAKVFLVNTGWTGGEYGTGSRMKLAYTRAMVQAALEGELNNVETVKDEIFGLDIPAHVPGVPDDVLQPVKTWNDEEAYYAKANELAGKFRENFKKFTNVPAVIEEKGGPTAK, from the coding sequence ATGAATGTTGTAGGAATATCAAATGAACTTTCAGCTTTATTAAAAGGAAGCAATGTACAGGTGCAGTTATCCGTTCCCCAGCTTGTTGAAAAAGTCCTGAACCGGAACGAAGGGCTCCTGACTTCAACTGGTGCAGTCAGAGCGACTACTGGTAAATATACTGGCCGTTCACCTAAAGATAAATTCATTGTCGAGGAAGAGTCCGTGAAGGATAAAATTGACTGGGGTTCTGTCAACCAGCCGATTTCCGAGGAATCTTTCACAAAACTATATAATAAGGTATTAAATTTCCTTAAAGAAAAAGAGGAAGTATTTGTATTCAAAGGATTCGCTGGTGCTGACAAGAAATACCGCCTGCCAATCCAGGTCATCAATGAATACGCCTGGCACAATCTTTTCGCACATCAATTGTTCATCCGTCCAACTGAGGAAGAGCTTGTTGACCACGAATCTGAATTCACGGTCATTTCAGCACCGACTTTCAAAGCGGATCCAGAGGTTGATGGAACAAATTCCGAAACATTCATCATCGTTTCCTTTGAACAGCGCGTCGTGTTGATCGGCGGAACAGAATATGCAGGTGAAATGAAGAAATCGATTTTCTCCGTGATGAACTACCTGCTTCCTGAAAACGGCATCCTTTCCATGCACTGCTCTGCAAACGTGGGACGCGAAGGTGACGTTGCCTTGTTCTTCGGCTTATCCGGAACTGGAAAAACCACTTTGTCAGCTGATAACAATCGCCGCCTGATTGGTGATGATGAGCATGGCTGGTCAGCTAATGGTGTTTTCAACATCGAAGGCGGCTGCTACGCGAAGTGCATCAACTTATCGAAGGAAAAAGAACCGCAGATTTATGATGCAATCCGCTTCGGATCTGTTCTTGAAAATGTCGTGATCGATGATGAAACCCGCATTGCGGATTATGATGATGGCAGCCTGACTGAAAATACTCGTGCAGCTTATCCAATCCAGGCGATCGATAACATCGTGGACCCTAGCATTGCCGGTCATCCAAACGCTATCGTATTCCTGACTGCTGATGCATTCGGAGTATTGCCTCCAATCGCTAAGCTTACGAAGGAACAAGCAATGTACCATTTCTTGAGCGGATATACATCAAAGCTTGCTGGAACTGAGCGCGGCATCACTTCACCGCAGGCAACGTTCTCAACTTGCTTCGGCTCACCTTTCCTTCCGCTTGCAGCAACAAGATACGCGGAAATGCTCGGTGAAAAGATCGACGAGCACAATGCGAAAGTTTTCCTAGTGAACACAGGTTGGACAGGCGGGGAGTACGGTACAGGCAGCCGCATGAAGCTGGCGTACACACGCGCCATGGTCCAGGCAGCTCTTGAAGGCGAACTGAACAATGTCGAAACCGTCAAGGACGAAATCTTCGGCCTGGATATTCCGGCACATGTACCTGGTGTACCTGACGATGTCCTCCAGCCAGTCAAGACATGGAACGACGAAGAAGCATACTACGCAAAAGCAAATGAACTCGCAGGAAAGTTCCGCGAAAACTTCAAAAAGTTCACAAATGTACCAGCAGTGATCGAAGAAAAAGGCGGACCGACAGCGAAATAA
- a CDS encoding DUF2584 domain-containing protein, with the protein MGMPLELNTMIVTKGREKRLEDNFFSLKKEGYRLYPIDIPLEVKKTIEGDLTGTGVISKVEWTENETTITYQLVSLNSTN; encoded by the coding sequence ATGGGGATGCCATTAGAGTTGAATACAATGATCGTTACAAAGGGCCGGGAAAAGAGGCTCGAAGACAATTTCTTCTCTCTGAAAAAGGAAGGCTACAGGCTTTATCCAATTGACATTCCACTAGAAGTCAAGAAAACAATCGAAGGCGACCTGACAGGAACAGGCGTCATATCAAAAGTCGAGTGGACCGAAAATGAGACAACAATTACTTATCAATTAGTATCCTTAAATTCTACGAACTAA
- a CDS encoding alpha/beta hydrolase family protein: MENDGQIISAYKFPSPNPAVELEMVSYYAGGLRVKGLLAKPADGSGTEGFLYLRGGIKNVGKVRPARIAQFASEGFTVFAPFYRGNQGGEGDEDFGGDDRVDAFAGFKLLQSLPGVEKVHIFGFSRGGLMALLTAIQFPETASVVTWGGVTDMFLTYVERKDLRRMMKRVIGGSPKKVPKRYKFRTPLYEIENLKAPVLLIHGRNDRNVSIEHSYRIEKRLKELDKPVESWYFDEYTHYFPPVMNRKVVTDLTNWMKSHEQQ; encoded by the coding sequence TTGGAAAATGACGGGCAAATCATCTCAGCTTATAAATTTCCTTCCCCCAATCCGGCCGTCGAGCTGGAAATGGTCAGCTATTATGCAGGCGGGTTGCGGGTAAAGGGGCTTCTGGCCAAGCCTGCTGATGGAAGTGGTACAGAAGGATTTTTGTATCTGCGCGGCGGAATCAAAAATGTAGGCAAGGTACGCCCTGCCCGCATTGCACAATTTGCGTCTGAAGGATTCACGGTTTTCGCTCCTTTTTACCGGGGGAACCAGGGGGGTGAAGGGGATGAGGATTTCGGCGGTGATGACCGGGTTGATGCATTCGCCGGATTCAAGCTGCTTCAATCCTTGCCAGGAGTGGAAAAGGTTCATATCTTTGGTTTTTCACGCGGTGGGTTGATGGCTTTGCTGACGGCCATTCAATTTCCGGAGACAGCGTCGGTCGTTACCTGGGGAGGGGTAACGGATATGTTCTTGACGTATGTGGAAAGAAAGGATTTGCGCCGGATGATGAAAAGGGTAATCGGCGGGTCGCCGAAAAAGGTGCCGAAAAGATATAAGTTCAGGACACCGTTGTATGAAATCGAAAACCTAAAGGCCCCGGTGCTGCTGATCCACGGCAGGAATGACCGCAATGTATCGATTGAACATTCCTATCGCATCGAGAAAAGGTTAAAAGAATTGGACAAGCCAGTGGAAAGCTGGTACTTTGATGAATATACGCACTATTTTCCCCCGGTGATGAACCGGAAAGTGGTCACCGATTTAACGAATTGGATGAAATCACACGAACAACAATGA
- a CDS encoding ABC transporter substrate-binding protein, which yields MKEWFKAGFALFLIAVLIIPLAACGQDKVQTVKVAEVTRSIFYAPQYVALEKGFFEEEGLKVELTTTWGGDKTMTAVLSNAADIGLVGSETSIYVYAQGSNDPVINFAQLTQTDGTFLVSREKIDDFSWDQLKGSTYLGQRTGGMPQMVGEFVLKKHGIDPKADLEMIQNIDYANIPNAFASGTGDFVQLFEPQASMFELEGIGHIVASFGTESGHVPYTTFMAKQSYMKKNPETIEKFTRAVHKAQKWVESHSAKETAEVIQPFFKDTDLSMIETVVDRYKSQGSFATDPILDEEEWKNLQDIMDEAGELPEEVSHDTLVNTEVAEEIMK from the coding sequence ATGAAAGAATGGTTCAAAGCCGGTTTTGCTTTATTTTTGATTGCAGTACTTATTATACCTCTAGCTGCCTGCGGTCAAGACAAGGTACAGACTGTCAAAGTTGCAGAGGTAACACGTTCAATCTTCTATGCTCCTCAATATGTTGCCCTTGAAAAGGGATTTTTTGAGGAAGAGGGATTGAAAGTTGAATTAACGACAACTTGGGGCGGCGACAAGACGATGACAGCCGTGCTCTCTAATGCAGCAGATATCGGCCTCGTCGGTTCTGAGACATCGATCTATGTTTATGCCCAGGGATCAAATGATCCGGTCATCAACTTTGCCCAGCTGACGCAAACAGATGGCACCTTCCTCGTTTCCAGAGAAAAAATCGATGATTTTTCATGGGATCAGTTAAAGGGATCTACCTATCTCGGCCAGCGTACAGGTGGCATGCCGCAAATGGTCGGTGAATTCGTCCTTAAGAAGCACGGCATCGATCCAAAGGCAGATTTAGAGATGATACAAAATATTGATTACGCGAATATACCTAATGCCTTCGCTTCCGGAACTGGTGATTTCGTACAGCTATTTGAGCCGCAGGCCAGCATGTTTGAATTAGAGGGCATAGGACATATCGTCGCTTCTTTCGGGACTGAGTCCGGTCATGTACCATATACCACATTTATGGCCAAACAAAGCTACATGAAGAAAAACCCGGAGACAATCGAGAAATTCACCCGCGCAGTCCATAAGGCACAGAAGTGGGTGGAATCACACAGTGCCAAAGAAACAGCGGAGGTTATCCAGCCATTTTTTAAGGATACAGATTTGTCGATGATCGAAACGGTTGTTGATCGATACAAGAGTCAGGGTTCATTCGCAACTGACCCGATTCTAGATGAAGAGGAATGGAAAAACCTGCAGGACATCATGGATGAAGCAGGGGAACTTCCTGAGGAAGTCAGCCATGACACCTTAGTCAACACAGAGGTGGCAGAAGAAATCATGAAATAA
- a CDS encoding ABC transporter ATP-binding protein gives MDFLTLTGIQHTYFTQTTAVTALNNISLHVQEGEFVSFLGPSGCGKTTLLSIIAGLIEPTDGLVKLEGKSVKESANQTGYMLQQDYLFPWKTIEENIFLGLKISGTMEASKKDEVLSLLRQMGLENVEKHYPKQLSGGMRQRVALVRTLATEPKLLMLDEPFSALDYQTKLKLEDLVSNTFKTFGKTAILVTHDIGEAIAMSDRIFLFSPRPGRLHKTFTIPEELRNMSPFEARNHPLYNELFQKIWKELESIEPEEH, from the coding sequence ATGGACTTTTTGACATTAACAGGGATTCAGCACACATATTTCACACAAACAACCGCTGTCACTGCTTTGAATAATATTTCACTACATGTCCAGGAAGGTGAGTTTGTCTCCTTCCTGGGTCCGAGCGGCTGCGGCAAAACAACGTTGCTTTCAATTATCGCAGGGCTGATTGAGCCTACTGACGGACTGGTAAAATTGGAAGGGAAATCAGTCAAGGAGTCTGCAAATCAAACCGGATATATGCTGCAGCAGGATTATTTGTTTCCTTGGAAAACAATTGAGGAAAATATCTTTCTTGGCTTGAAGATTAGCGGAACGATGGAAGCTTCAAAAAAGGATGAGGTTTTATCGCTACTAAGGCAAATGGGTTTGGAAAATGTAGAAAAGCATTATCCAAAACAACTTTCCGGCGGAATGCGGCAGCGTGTGGCACTGGTAAGGACACTGGCAACAGAGCCGAAGCTGCTTATGCTCGACGAACCTTTTTCCGCATTGGACTATCAAACGAAATTGAAACTCGAAGACCTGGTTTCCAATACATTCAAGACTTTCGGAAAAACCGCGATTCTCGTCACCCATGATATCGGGGAAGCAATCGCAATGAGCGACCGGATCTTCCTGTTTTCGCCAAGACCTGGCCGTTTGCATAAAACTTTTACCATTCCGGAGGAGCTGCGGAACATGAGTCCTTTCGAAGCAAGAAACCACCCTTTGTACAATGAACTATTCCAGAAGATATGGAAGGAGTTGGAATCCATTGAACCAGAAGAACACTGA
- a CDS encoding ABC transporter permease gives MNQKNTELLHQQYLKKLSRERRTVRVYQLLIFIAFFALWEISSQQKWIDPLLFSSPSKIWNMLIEKTMDGSLAVNLGVTLAETVLGFILGTLAGTILAALLWWSPMLSKILDPYLVILNSMPKVALGPILIVALGTNMTSIIAMGAIISVIITTIVVYTAFKEVDPNYLKVLQTFGATRTQCFREAILPASFPTIISTLKVNVGLSWVGVIVGEFLVSARGLGYMIIYGFQVFNFTLVFLSLLVIAVFATVMYQLVELLEKKLIKSNQ, from the coding sequence TTGAACCAGAAGAACACTGAACTCCTTCATCAACAATACCTGAAAAAGCTAAGCCGAGAGCGAAGAACCGTCCGCGTCTACCAATTGCTGATATTCATTGCCTTTTTTGCCCTATGGGAAATCTCAAGCCAGCAAAAGTGGATTGACCCGCTGCTTTTCAGTTCACCGTCAAAAATCTGGAATATGTTAATTGAAAAAACGATGGATGGGTCACTAGCTGTTAACCTTGGGGTGACGCTCGCGGAAACCGTACTCGGATTTATCCTCGGTACACTGGCCGGCACGATATTGGCCGCTCTTTTATGGTGGTCGCCGATGCTGTCAAAAATCCTTGATCCATATCTTGTTATCCTGAATTCAATGCCAAAGGTCGCGCTTGGCCCGATCCTCATCGTCGCCCTTGGCACCAATATGACCTCGATCATAGCGATGGGCGCGATCATCTCGGTCATCATCACGACAATCGTGGTGTATACGGCTTTTAAGGAGGTTGATCCCAACTACCTGAAGGTGCTGCAGACATTCGGAGCTACAAGGACACAGTGTTTCAGGGAAGCCATCCTTCCAGCCTCCTTCCCGACTATCATTTCTACGTTGAAAGTGAATGTCGGCCTGAGCTGGGTAGGTGTTATTGTCGGAGAATTCCTCGTTTCGGCACGCGGTCTTGGATATATGATCATCTATGGATTCCAGGTTTTCAACTTCACGCTCGTCTTTTTGTCACTGCTCGTCATTGCCGTGTTTGCCACCGTGATGTATCAGCTCGTCGAACTGCTTGAAAAGAAACTGATCAAAAGCAATCAGTAA
- the ytkD gene encoding RNA deprotection pyrophosphohydrolase has product MMKFKDMNGGEVTLSFKENAFEKSARHVLVICKYQGKWLLTKHRVRGLEFPGGKVEKGETLEDAARREVMEETGAALGRLVSIGEYQVSDKEGSFVKRIFYGEAEKVELKDDYLETAGPVLVSGDLLVERMKDEYSFIMKDDVIKHSLEFLRKKL; this is encoded by the coding sequence ATGATGAAATTTAAAGACATGAACGGTGGAGAGGTGACCTTATCCTTTAAGGAAAATGCCTTTGAAAAAAGTGCCCGCCACGTGCTGGTCATCTGTAAATATCAAGGCAAATGGCTTTTGACCAAACATAGAGTCAGAGGTCTTGAGTTCCCCGGGGGCAAAGTGGAAAAAGGGGAAACACTGGAGGACGCAGCCCGGCGTGAGGTCATGGAGGAGACTGGCGCAGCCTTAGGCAGGTTAGTCAGTATTGGGGAGTATCAAGTAAGTGATAAAGAGGGGTCGTTTGTTAAAAGAATCTTTTACGGTGAAGCAGAAAAAGTCGAGCTAAAAGATGATTACCTGGAAACTGCCGGCCCTGTACTTGTAAGTGGAGATTTATTGGTGGAAAGAATGAAGGACGAGTACAGTTTTATCATGAAGGACGATGTAATCAAGCATAGTTTGGAATTTTTGCGGAAAAAGTTGTGA
- a CDS encoding hydrolase produces the protein MPEGKKTYYINISEGHISRDSTASPWNFKIEANDEEITALREIFDQSHSTGWQNFMRAHVPYVQYHYDRENDALDRQLIQTYEMIYNLGDEEARNHIESMGILPEK, from the coding sequence ATGCCAGAAGGCAAAAAAACATATTATATCAACATCAGTGAAGGCCATATTTCAAGAGATTCAACTGCATCTCCATGGAATTTTAAAATTGAGGCAAATGATGAGGAGATCACCGCCTTAAGGGAAATATTCGATCAGAGCCATTCCACAGGCTGGCAGAATTTCATGAGGGCGCACGTCCCATATGTACAATACCATTATGACCGTGAAAATGATGCCCTCGACAGACAGCTGATCCAGACATATGAAATGATTTATAATCTCGGCGATGAAGAAGCCAGGAACCATATTGAAAGCATGGGAATCCTTCCTGAAAAATAG
- a CDS encoding DUF6154 family protein produces the protein MKLIDELYELYRNKLTGDEEDIDMLAFAFLEEMSREDLLKIIQDLDKQELYDLMGLYLIESLKGKFAQDDFGARSVNSYPSRNVH, from the coding sequence ATGAAACTGATTGATGAGCTATACGAACTGTACCGCAATAAATTGACCGGTGATGAAGAGGATATCGATATGCTCGCTTTTGCCTTCCTTGAAGAAATGAGCCGTGAAGACTTGTTGAAGATCATCCAGGACCTTGATAAACAGGAGCTATATGATTTGATGGGGCTTTATTTGATCGAGAGCTTGAAAGGAAAGTTTGCCCAGGACGATTTCGGCGCGCGCTCTGTTAATTCATATCCTTCCAGGAATGTGCACTAA
- a CDS encoding Dps family protein yields MAQTDLIKAVNKQVANWTVLYTKLHNYHWYVKGRHFFTLHTKFEELYNEAATIIDEFAERILALEGKPVATLKEYLELSSVKEATGSENEEEMVQQLHDDFATIVDELHGAIELAENAADTATADMLTEVKMSLRKHMWMFKAYLG; encoded by the coding sequence ATGGCACAAACAGATTTAATCAAAGCAGTGAATAAGCAGGTTGCAAACTGGACGGTACTTTACACAAAGCTTCATAACTATCACTGGTATGTGAAAGGCCGTCATTTCTTCACACTCCATACGAAATTCGAAGAGCTTTATAACGAAGCTGCGACAATCATTGATGAATTCGCCGAAAGAATTCTCGCATTAGAAGGAAAGCCTGTTGCAACGCTTAAGGAATATCTTGAACTATCATCAGTTAAAGAAGCAACAGGGTCTGAAAATGAAGAAGAAATGGTCCAACAATTGCACGATGATTTTGCTACAATCGTGGACGAGCTCCATGGTGCAATTGAACTTGCAGAAAATGCAGCAGACACAGCTACAGCCGACATGCTGACAGAAGTGAAAATGAGCCTGCGCAAGCATATGTGGATGTTCAAAGCTTATCTTGGATAA
- the ytzI gene encoding YtzI protein yields the protein MYTVLIISVIIVIIVLILSVVTTSKAYQYKHTVDPIDSSNTLEDTTDASEEKK from the coding sequence ATGTATACCGTTTTGATTATCTCAGTCATTATCGTTATCATTGTTTTAATATTAAGCGTAGTCACTACTTCGAAGGCTTATCAGTATAAACATACTGTCGATCCGATTGATAGCAGTAACACCCTTGAGGATACTACTGACGCATCTGAGGAAAAAAAATAA
- the yidD gene encoding membrane protein insertion efficiency factor YidD, which translates to MLKKAFIGIIRFYQVVISPLKPPTCRFYPTCSHYGLEAIKRFGPIKGGWLTIVRILKCQPFHPGGMDPVPEKWPSKKNAKAHNH; encoded by the coding sequence ATGCTAAAAAAAGCATTCATCGGCATCATACGTTTTTATCAGGTTGTCATTTCGCCATTGAAGCCGCCTACTTGCCGATTTTACCCGACATGCTCCCATTACGGGCTTGAAGCGATAAAAAGATTTGGTCCCATCAAAGGCGGATGGCTGACGATTGTACGCATCCTTAAATGCCAGCCGTTTCATCCAGGGGGCATGGACCCGGTACCAGAAAAGTGGCCATCAAAGAAAAACGCTAAAGCTCATAACCATTAA
- a CDS encoding beta-class carbonic anhydrase, which translates to MRMLDEILDFNEKFVEEKKYEEFTTTKFPNKKMVILTCMDTRLVELLPRALNIRNGDVKIVKNAGALIMHPFGSIMRSLLVAVYQLQAEEVAIIGHYDCGMSGMKPDGMIEEMKRRGVTDDMLNTLNYSGIDVKEWLHGFENVKDSVAHSVEIVRNHPLMPKDVPVHGLVIDPSTGRLDQVIDGYQK; encoded by the coding sequence ATGAGAATGCTTGATGAAATTCTAGATTTCAATGAAAAGTTTGTAGAAGAAAAGAAATATGAAGAATTCACCACGACTAAGTTTCCAAATAAAAAGATGGTTATTTTAACTTGTATGGATACAAGGCTTGTTGAACTGTTGCCGAGGGCTTTGAATATTCGCAATGGTGATGTGAAAATTGTCAAGAATGCCGGTGCGCTGATCATGCACCCGTTTGGAAGTATCATGAGAAGCCTGCTTGTCGCGGTTTACCAGCTTCAGGCCGAGGAAGTGGCCATCATCGGGCATTATGACTGCGGCATGAGCGGGATGAAGCCAGATGGCATGATTGAAGAAATGAAGCGCCGCGGAGTCACGGATGACATGCTGAATACATTGAATTACTCAGGAATAGACGTGAAGGAATGGCTTCACGGTTTCGAGAATGTAAAGGACAGCGTTGCCCACAGTGTCGAAATCGTAAGAAACCATCCCTTGATGCCTAAGGATGTTCCAGTCCATGGGCTTGTGATCGATCCTTCAACAGGAAGGCTTGATCAAGTCATTGATGGATACCAAAAGTAA
- a CDS encoding metal ABC transporter solute-binding protein, Zn/Mn family: MKKTAFILSLFMIIAAFLSGCGQDAANQEKNEDLLQVYTTVYPLQFFAQQIGGEYVNVETIYPPGADEHTFEPSQKDMMALADADLFFYIGLGLEGFVDKASKTLKNEDVKMVPVGESLHLDENDEHQDDAHSEDGSAEENHNEEGHDEEEHADEEHANEQHTDEDGHEHGDFDPHVWLDPIYANELALAITEQLTEQMPEHKDTFEQNYTELSAQLKDLDKEFSEVIGSAKRNEILVSHSAFSYWEERYGIQQISISGQSTTNEPSQKELQNLISHAKDEEIKYVLNEQNFNSKLAKMVQEEIGAKSLTLHNLSVLTDEDIENNETYFTLMEKNIATLGKALNE; the protein is encoded by the coding sequence ATGAAAAAAACTGCATTTATTTTATCTTTATTTATGATCATTGCTGCTTTTCTAAGCGGCTGTGGTCAAGATGCTGCTAATCAGGAGAAGAACGAAGATTTGCTTCAAGTCTATACCACTGTTTATCCACTCCAGTTTTTCGCACAGCAAATTGGCGGTGAATATGTAAATGTTGAAACCATCTACCCACCGGGAGCGGATGAGCATACATTCGAGCCTTCCCAAAAAGATATGATGGCACTGGCAGACGCAGACTTATTTTTCTATATCGGCCTGGGCCTTGAGGGATTTGTGGATAAAGCAAGCAAAACACTTAAAAACGAAGATGTAAAAATGGTTCCGGTTGGTGAATCTTTGCATCTTGATGAAAATGACGAACACCAGGACGATGCGCACAGCGAGGATGGCTCGGCTGAAGAAAATCATAATGAAGAAGGACATGACGAGGAAGAGCATGCTGATGAAGAGCATGCAAATGAACAGCATACAGATGAGGATGGGCATGAACACGGAGATTTCGACCCTCATGTCTGGCTTGACCCGATTTACGCGAATGAACTGGCTCTTGCAATCACAGAACAGTTAACTGAACAGATGCCTGAGCATAAAGATACTTTCGAACAAAACTATACCGAGCTATCTGCTCAATTGAAGGATCTTGACAAGGAGTTTTCAGAGGTCATTGGTTCAGCCAAGCGCAATGAAATCCTTGTATCACACTCTGCCTTCAGTTACTGGGAGGAGCGTTACGGAATCCAGCAAATCAGTATTTCTGGTCAATCCACTACAAATGAACCTTCTCAAAAAGAGCTTCAAAATTTGATTTCACATGCAAAAGATGAAGAAATCAAATACGTTTTGAACGAACAAAACTTTAATTCCAAGCTGGCAAAAATGGTCCAGGAAGAAATCGGCGCAAAATCACTGACACTCCACAATCTGTCCGTTTTAACCGACGAAGATATTGAAAATAATGAAACCTATTTCACGTTAATGGAAAAGAATATCGCTACCCTTGGAAAAGCTTTGAATGAATAA
- a CDS encoding DUF1540 domain-containing protein: MAKDVLCEVNNCHYWKDGNLCSADKIYVVSHAGEQADNSRETDCKTFEALS, translated from the coding sequence ATGGCAAAAGATGTATTGTGTGAAGTTAACAACTGTCATTATTGGAAAGATGGAAATCTCTGCAGCGCCGACAAAATCTATGTAGTCAGCCATGCCGGGGAGCAAGCCGACAACAGCCGAGAAACAGACTGCAAAACATTTGAAGCGCTGAGCTAA